DNA sequence from the Bradyrhizobium sp. CIAT3101 genome:
CGGATAGCGTCGTCACGGAAAATGACCAGGCGTGCCCGGTCACGGCTTACGATCGGGCAAAGCTGGAGGCGGAAGAGGAAATCAAGCGCTCCGGCGTGCCGTATACAATCCTCAGGCCCGTGATCGTCTACGGCCCGGGAGCCAAGGCCAATATCGCCTTGATCGTCCGCATTGCGGCGCTCCCCATTCCGCTACCCTTCGGGGCCTTCCGCAATCGACGCTCTCTTCTATCGATCCGGAATCTGTCGGAAGCAGTCTTGTTCTGTCTCAATGGATCCGCCACGCTGAACCAGACCTTCATCGTTTCCGATCCGGAACCGATCACTATCGCCGAAATCTTTGCCACGCTAAGAGAAGGAATGGGACGTTCGCCTCAACTGATTTCGATACCGCCTGAGGCGCTCAAAGCCATGGTAATTGCGACAGGGCGCCGGTCGCTTTGGGACCGAATCGGGCGGGAGCTCGTTGCAAGCTCGGCTTGCCTGCAGAAGGCCGGATGGTCCCCTCGGGTTGAGACCAAGGCGGGCCTCCGTGCCATAGTCGAGCCGCCAGGATCGTTGGAGTGATTGATCGATGAAGCGGGCGTTTGATTTCGCGGCCTGCGCGCTGTTTCTTTTGGTTTCCTGGCCGGTCCTCCTCGTCATCGCGATAGCCATTCGGCTTCAGAGCCCGGGTCCAGCGATCTTCGCGCAGGTTCGCGTCGGAAAAGGCGGGCATTCATTTACCTGTTACAAGTTCCGGACGATGCGTGCGGGAACTGCCAATGTTCCGACCCACCAGGTTGAGGCGTCGTCGGTGACCGCGCTCGGTGAGTATCTTCGGCGTTTCAAGGTCGACGAAATCCCGCAGCTCTACAACGTGGTGGCTGGCGATATGAGCCTCGTCGGACCTCGGCCGTGCCTGCCGTCCCAGGCGGCACTGGTTGAAGCCCGCAAGCAATTAGGAGTCCTGGCGGTCCTCCCCGGTATAACCGGCCTTGCGCAAAGCCGGGGTATCGACATGACGGACCCCAAGCGTCTGGCGGAAGTCGACGCCGAATATATCCGCAGCCAAAGCTTTGCCGGAGATCTGAAGCTGATCTGGTCGACCCTGCGAGGGCATGGCGTGGGAGTCGATCGCGTCGTTCGGGACAAGCCCTCGGGCTAGCCGCACCGGACAGCAGGCCCCTGCGGTCAAGTGACCATCACGACGGTTTCTTGACGGGCGATTGATCAAACAGGGGATGAAACGTCCGGGGCTTCCAGCCGAAATCCTGCGACGCAGGCTTCGAATCGAAAATCATGTCTTTCGTCATGCGCGTGCCCATCGCCACGTTCGCACCTGGAAAGAGTGGTTTCGCGAAAACGAAGGCGGCCTTCCACAGGGACGCGGGAATCGAAATGGTTCGCCGAGGTAGCCCCATTCCTTCGAAAATCCGACCGATCATGTCACGATAGGTCAGCGTCTCGCCGCCGGGGAGGGAATAGAACTTGTTCGCAGCCGACGCGGTTGATGCGGCTGCGATGGCGCCGATGGCCAGATCCTCGGCATGCACCGGCTGTCGGAGACCCGAGCCGCCGCCGACCAGCGGCATGAAGCCAAATCGTCGGATGAGGCGCGAAAGCGGCGTGATATTGGTGTCGCGGCCAGGGTCGTAGATCAATGTCGGACGCAGGATCGTCCATTCGACATCGTTGCGTGCGCAAGCCTGCGCGATTTTGTCTTCGGCCTCGGCGAGCCTGCCCAACAACTCGCGCTCTTCGGCGACCTCGCTATCTCGCTTGGTCATGACACTGGTGGAGCTGAATACGACGATACGCTTCAGCGAAGGATCGAAGATATGGGGAAGGGCGTCCGCCAACAGAATAGCATCGGCCGTGCAGTAGAGGGTCGTGAACGGCGGGAAGTTCAGGGCTTCAGGCTTCGCCAGGTCACCGCAATACCAGTCGACATCTGCCGCGCTCTTGCGTGATCTGGAGAGGGCAAGCGGCCGTTGTCCGCTCTGCAGCAGCAGCCGGAGAATATGGCCGCCGACCAACCCTGTGGCGCCAATGACCAGGCACCTTTTTTCGTCCGCCGAACTCATTCCATCAATCATGTCTTGAGTGATCCAGATTCGCACGCCCCAAAGGGCAGCGTCACTGCCGCGCCGGAAGCTCACCTCGCTCCGCGGCGGCAGCAAGCCGGTAGTGCTCACACGTCCTTCGGAGCTTCATGCACGCCGTGTTGCTTCAACGTCGTCCGGCCGTCAATACGTGCGCGATGAAGTCCGGCTGCGAACTCTTCTTCGGCTCTGCAACAAGCTCGCCGGCGCTGCCGCCGCCATAATATAGACCTAAGGGCGTTATTCTATCAGATGACTACTGGGGGGTGAGATCGTGCAGGTCAGGGATTTTTCCAATGGCTTGGCCGAACATCCTGGATGTCGTGAAGATCAAGCTGTTCCCTCCGAACTACGACGCGTGGATTGCGAAAAGCCACACGTACAAGGAGCGTCTGGTTTCGTCAGGATCGGCTTTTGCAGGCCAATGGCGCCCGCTGGATCATCTCAGTTTTGCCGACTACAGCGGCGACATCATCAACGCGTCCCATCGGCATCTTGCTGATGCGCCGCTCGGGCATCAGGGCGTCGAGTTCCTGATCGAACTTGGCATCACTGGTTATTTGCGACGCGGCGATGCGCTCAAGCTTTATGAGCTGGCGTTCCGAGCTCCCGGAGATGTTCTGGAGGCCGGCACCAACAAAGGACTGTCAACTTCGATCCTGGCGCAGGCGGTTCACGATCGGGGCCACGGCTCCATCGAGACAATCGAGCTGGACCGCGGAAACAGTGTTGAAGCCGAGCGGAATCTCGCGGGACGCCCGGGTAGCGAGCGCGTAACGTTCACCGTCTCGGATGCGACGCGACGCATGAACGAACTTGCCGTGCAGGGGAAGACGTACGGCTTCATCTTCATCGATCACTGGCACGGATATCGGGCGACGGTCGATGCCGCCGAGCTAGCCAAAGAGCTGCTGGTCGATGGCGGGTTCGTCATGTTTCATGATTTCCTCGATCCCGGCAATGCGGATCGGCGGCACGTCTATGGCGTTTACCAGGCCGTGCTCGACGTCATCGTTGACGACGATCGCTTTTCCTTTGCGGGCGTCTCCGGGTGCTGCGCGATATTTCAGTTTGATAGCGTTCAAGCCGCTCGATAAATGTCGAGCAGCCGCGCATTGCTGCGGGCGGTCATGAGGTTGCGGCAACCGAGCTTCATCGGTGCAGCCGGTGGTGCCCGATGAGAACCCGTCTCTAGCGACTTGCGCCCGAGGCCGGCGTCGCGCCGGTCGGCTGCTCGGTCCCGTCCTTTGGCCGGTCGGCGGCCGGGAGCTGGCGCAGGCGTTGGCGTTCCTTCATCCATGCATCGTATTGCGGCGTTCCTGGTCGTGGCGGGGCGTCCGCAGGCAGGCCGCCGGCCCATTGCGGGACGTAGTCGCCCATACCGGCCGACAGCTTCTCGTTGACGGTGCCGCAGCCGGACAGGCCCGTGGCAAGCGCGACGAGAAGCAGGAGAGAATGGAAACGCATGGACATCGTACGGGCGCCGGAATCGGGACGGGGATGGTCAAACGCCGGATAACCAGCGGGTCAGGAACGGTAGCCTTCAACAAGGTAAAATTGGCTTATTCGAGGTGGGTATCAAAATACCGAAATGGATGGGCGCCTCGCTCGCCAATGTTCAAATTCTGCAAATGAAAGGCGAAATCCTCCATCCACCCGGCAGGTCGCCTTTCTAGACTGTGACCATCAGCTCGCGACAATCTGGCTTGGTCGGCGGCCGGGCTTTTTCGTTGACAGGTCCATTTTATTTGTACAATCGTACAAATGGACGCGACCAGGATCGAGGTGCTCGGGTTACCCCGGCGTAACCGCGACTTCGCACTCCACGCTTGGTCATCGGGACGCGCGGCTTGCGCCGAATGGTCGCCAAACGTCCGATTGACAATGAGGGCGCGAAAGACGCCTTGTGACGCGCGAGTTCGCTCGTGCGTGGGTTAAGGTGAGGCAAGGACCGGGCACTCGGTCCGGCGCACAAGAGGTCAGGAATGAAGGGGAGGGACATCTGATGTTCGAACGCAAACTATTTACGCAAACGGTCTCTTGGGCGGCCGCGGTTGCCGCCATCGCGGGCCTTGCGGCTGTCGCGCCGGCCAAGGCGGAAGACACCGTCAAGGTCGGCCTGATTCTGCCGATGACCGGCGGGCAGGCCTCGACCGGCAAGCAGATCGAGAACGCGATCAAGCTCTACATGCAGCAGAAGGGCGACACCGTCGCCGGCAAGAAGATCGAGATCATCGTCAAGGACGATGCTGCGATCCCGGATAAAACCAAGACCGCCGCGCAGGAGCTGATCGTCAACGACAAGGTCAATTTCATCGGCGGCTTCGGCGTGACCCCGGCGGCGCTCGCGGCTGCGCCGCTGGCGACGCAGGCCAAGATCCCGGAAGTCGTGATGGCGGCCGGCACCTCGATCATCACCGAGCGCTCGCCCTATATCGTGCGCACCAGCTTCACGCTCGCGCAGTCCTCGACCATCATCGGCGACTGGGCCGTGAAGAACGGCATCAAGAAGGTGGCGACGCTGACCTCGGACTACGCGCCGGGCAATGACGCGCTCAACTTCTTCAAGGAGCACTTCACCGCTGGTGGCGGCGAGGTGGTCGAGGAGGTCAAGACGCCGCTCGCCAATCCCGACTTCGCGCCGTTCCTGCAGCGCATGAAGGATGCCAAGCCCGACGCGATCTTCGTGTTCGTGCCGGCGGGCCAGGGCGGCAACTTCATGAAGCAATATGCCGAGCGCGGCCTCGACAAGGCCGGCATCAAGGTGATCGGGCCGGGCGACGTCACCGACGACGACCTGCTCAACAACATGGGCGACGCCGTTCTCGGCACCGTGACCGCGCACATCTATTCGGCGGCGCATCCCTCGCCGATGAACAAGGACTTCGTCGCCGCCTACAAGAAGGCGTTCGGCACGCGTCCCGGCTTCATGGCGGTGAGCGGCTATGACGGCATTCACCTGATCTACGAGGCGCTGAAGAAGACCAATGGCGACACCGACGGCACCAAGCTGATCGAAGCCATGAAGGGTCAGAAGTGGGAGAGCCCGCGCGGTCCGATCTCGATCGACCCGGAAACGCGCGACATCATCCAGAACGTCTATATCCGCAAGGTCGAGAAGGTCGACGGCGAGCTCTACAACGTCGAGTTCGCGACCTTCGAGGCCGTGAAGGATCTCGGCAAGACCAAGAAGTGACGCGCGAAAGCGCGTCATCCCGGGGCGCGCTCAGCGCGCTCCGGCCACGACGACTAACTTCAAGCTGAGACGATGACCTCAATCCTCACCAACCTGTTCGATGGCGTTGCCTACGGCATGCTGCTGTTCGTGCTGGCCTGCGGGCTCGCGGTTACGCTCGGCCTGATGAACTTCGTCAATCTCGCTCATGGCGCCTTCGCCATGGCCGGCGGCTATGTCTGCATGGTGCTGGTCAACAGGATGGGGTGGCCGTTCTTCGCCGCGCTGCCGCTCGCCTTTGTCTCCGCGGCCGCGATCGGAATTGCGCTCGAGCGGACGCTCTATCGCCATCTCTATGCGCGCAGTCATCTCGACCAGGTGCTGTTCACGATCGGACTGACGTTTATGTCGGTCGCGGCCGTCGACTACATCCAGGGCTCGTCTCGGGTCTTCATCAACCTGCCGGCCGCGCTGCAGGGCCAGTTCGACCTGTTCGGCGTCGGCATCGGCCGCTACCGGCTGATGATCATCGTGATCTGCGGCCTGCTGACCATCGGTCTCCAGATGGTGCTGGCCAAGACCCGTTTCGGCAGCCGCCTGCGCGCCGCCGTCGATGATCCCCGCGCCGCGAGCGGCCTCGGTATCAACGTGCCGCAGGTGTTCGCCTTCACCTTCGCCTTCGGATGCGGCCTTGCAGGCCTCGGTGGCGCCCTGAGCGCCGAGATCCTCGGCCTCGATCCGTATTTCCCGCTGAAATTCATGATCTACTTCTTGATCGTGGTCACCGTCGGCGGCTCGTCCTCGATCACCGGACCGTTTTTGGCCTCGCTGCTGCTCGGCATCGGCGACGTCGCCGGCAAATATTACGTGCCGAAGATGGGGCCCTTCGTGATCTACACCATGATGATCGTGATCCTGATCTGGCGCCCGAACGGCCTGTTCGGCCGCACGGCCGCGCGTTGAGTTTGCCGATGAACGCTTCTTCCGACGTCGGTTATCACGCCCAACGGCAGGCGCGCTGGCACTATGGCGAGGCTGCCTTCTGGCTCGTCGTGCTCGCGTGCGGCTTCCTGTTTCCCACGCGCTATCTGATCATGACCGACATCCTGCGGCTGGCGCTGTTCGCGATGTCGCTCGATCTCATCCTCGGCTATGCCGGCATCGTCTCGCTCGGCCACGCCGCCTTCTTCGGCGTCGGCGCCTATGCCGCGGGATTGCTGGCGCTTCACGGCATCATCAATGAGCCGGTGCTGGCGCTGATCGCGGCGGGTCTCGCCGCAATGGTGCTCGGCTTTGCCACCAGCTTCCTGGTGATCCGCGGCGTCGACCTGACCCGATTGATGGTCACGCTCGGCATCGCGCTGCTGCTGGAGGCGCTCGCCGAGCGTTTCTCCAACATCACCGGCGGTACCGACGGCCTGCAGGGCATCGAGATGCAGCCCATCCTCGGCGAGATCCCGTTCGACATGTTCGGCAAGGCCGGCTTCTTCTATTCGCTGGCCGTGCTGTTCGTACTGTTCCTGCTCGCCCGTCGCATCGTGCATTCGCCGTTCGGCCTGTCGCTGCGTGCGATCAAGAACAACCCGCTCCGCGCCGCTGCCATCGGCATTCCCGTCAACCGCCGCCTGATCGCGATCTACACACTCGCGGCGTTCTATGCGGGTATCGCAGGCGCGCTGTTCACCCAGACCACGGCGATCGCCTCGCTCGATGTGTTCGCCTTCGACCGCTCGGCCGACCTGATGCTGGTGCTCGTCATCGGCGGCACCGGCTATCTCTATGGCGGGCTGATCGGCGCGGTGATCTTCCGCATGCTCCAGGAAGTGTTCTCCACCATCACCCCGCAATACTGGCAGTTCTGGATCGGCCTCGTGCTGGTCGTGATCGTGCTGGTCGGCCGCCAGCGTCTGCATCGCTGGGTGCTTTATGTGCCGAACCTGATCATCAAGCAGGTCGCCGGACGAAAAGCCGTCGTCGCCGTGCCGGAGAGCGATTCATGACCATCGCGCTCGAAACCCAGAATCTCGAAAAGACCTTCGGCGGCCTCCGCGTCACCCGCGACCTGTCGCTGAAGATCGAGCAGGGCGCCCGCCATGCGCTGATCGGTCCGAACGGTGCTGGCAAGACCACGGTGATCAATCAGCTCACCGGCGTGCTCAAGCCGAACTCGGGCCGTATCCTGCTCGAAGGCCAGGACATCACCGATCTGCCCGTGCACAAGCGCGTGCTGCGGGGCCTGTCGCGTACCTTCCAGATCAATCAGCTCTATCCTGATCTCACCCCGCTCGAGACCATCGGCCTTGCCGTCTCCGAACGCCTCGGCCATGGCGGCGACTGGTGGCGGCGGATGGGCACGCGGAGCGACGTCAACGGCGAGATTGCCGATCTCCTGACGCGCTTCCATCTGCTCGACGTCATGAACGAAGAGACCGTGACGCTGCCCTACGGCAAGCAGCGCCTGCTCGAGATCGCGGTCGCGATCGCCGCCAAGCCGCGGGTGCTGCTGCTCGACGAACCCGCCGCCGGCGTGCCCGAAAGCGAGCGGCACGACATCCTTGCCGTCGTAGGTAGCCTGCCGCGCGACGTGACCGTGCTCTTGATCGAGCACGACATGGATCTCGTGTTCTCGTTCGCCGACCGTATCTCTGTGCTGGTCTCCGGTGCGCTGCTGACTGAAGGCCCGCCCGACCAGGTCGCGCGCGATCCGCAGGTGAAGGCGGTCTATCTCGGCGAGGAGGCGGTCAATGTCTGACCTGCTCGCGATCGATTCACTTCGCGCCGGCTATGGCGAGGCGGTGGTGCTGCCCAACATGTCGCTGCGCCTTGCCGAGGGGCAGGTGTTGGCGCTGCTCGGGCGTAACGGCACCGGCAAGACCACGCTGATCAATTCCATCGTCGGCGTGACCCGCCGTTTCTCCGGCAACGTCACTCTCGGCGGCACCGACGTCACGACCATGCGGCCGGACCAGCGCGCGCGTGCCGGCATTGGCTGGGTGCCGCAGGAGCGCAACATCTTCCGCTCGCTGACGGTTGAGGAGAACATGACCGCGGTGGCCCAGCCCGGTCCCTGGACCGTCGAGAAGGTCTACGAGATGTTTCCGCGGCTGAAAGAGCGGCGGAGCAATTTCGGCAACCAGCTCTCCGGCGGCGAGCAGCAGATGCTGGCGATCGGCCGCGCGCTGACCCTCAACCCGAAGGTCCTGCTGCTGGACGAGCCGACCGAGGGCCTCGCCCCCATCATCGTCGAGGAGCTGCTGAAGGCGATCGGCACCATCACCCGGGCGGGCGGCATCTGCTCGATCATCGTCGAGCAGAACGCGCAAAAGATTCTGGGGCTCGCCGACCGTGTTGTGATATTGGAGCGCGGAACGATCGTCCACGACGCCCCGAGCGCCGCGCTGAAGGCCGACCCTTCGGTCCTGGAGCGCCACCTCGGCGTCGCAGGGGCGGCGGCCCACTAAAAAATTCTTGGGAGTTTAAGAATGCAGCGAACCAAAGCCCCCTTCCGCGCCGACGAGGTCGGCAGCCTCCTGCGCCCCGCCAAGATCAAGGAAGCCCGCGCGAAGCTCGAGAAGGGCGAGATCTCGGCCGACGATCTGCGCAAGATCGAGGACATGGAGATCGAGAAGGTCGTGCACAAGCAGGCCTCGGTCGGCCTGAAGCTCGCGACCGACGGCGAATTCCGCCGCTCGTGGTGGCATTTCGATTTCCTGGCCA
Encoded proteins:
- a CDS encoding NAD-dependent epimerase/dehydratase family protein, coding for MPFRILVTGSSGFIGGAVCSALSSAGHHVRAASRQPGRAGNNLEWVKLPDLETQVDWHPLLEGIDVVVHLAAIAHRSRVDSGNYTRANRVATKGLAEACRHHSVKRLIFMSSIGAQAGSAADSVVTENDQACPVTAYDRAKLEAEEEIKRSGVPYTILRPVIVYGPGAKANIALIVRIAALPIPLPFGAFRNRRSLLSIRNLSEAVLFCLNGSATLNQTFIVSDPEPITIAEIFATLREGMGRSPQLISIPPEALKAMVIATGRRSLWDRIGRELVASSACLQKAGWSPRVETKAGLRAIVEPPGSLE
- a CDS encoding sugar transferase, which produces MKRAFDFAACALFLLVSWPVLLVIAIAIRLQSPGPAIFAQVRVGKGGHSFTCYKFRTMRAGTANVPTHQVEASSVTALGEYLRRFKVDEIPQLYNVVAGDMSLVGPRPCLPSQAALVEARKQLGVLAVLPGITGLAQSRGIDMTDPKRLAEVDAEYIRSQSFAGDLKLIWSTLRGHGVGVDRVVRDKPSG
- a CDS encoding NAD-dependent epimerase/dehydratase family protein yields the protein MSTTGLLPPRSEVSFRRGSDAALWGVRIWITQDMIDGMSSADEKRCLVIGATGLVGGHILRLLLQSGQRPLALSRSRKSAADVDWYCGDLAKPEALNFPPFTTLYCTADAILLADALPHIFDPSLKRIVVFSSTSVMTKRDSEVAEERELLGRLAEAEDKIAQACARNDVEWTILRPTLIYDPGRDTNITPLSRLIRRFGFMPLVGGGSGLRQPVHAEDLAIGAIAAASTASAANKFYSLPGGETLTYRDMIGRIFEGMGLPRRTISIPASLWKAAFVFAKPLFPGANVAMGTRMTKDMIFDSKPASQDFGWKPRTFHPLFDQSPVKKPS
- a CDS encoding class I SAM-dependent methyltransferase — translated: MAWPNILDVVKIKLFPPNYDAWIAKSHTYKERLVSSGSAFAGQWRPLDHLSFADYSGDIINASHRHLADAPLGHQGVEFLIELGITGYLRRGDALKLYELAFRAPGDVLEAGTNKGLSTSILAQAVHDRGHGSIETIELDRGNSVEAERNLAGRPGSERVTFTVSDATRRMNELAVQGKTYGFIFIDHWHGYRATVDAAELAKELLVDGGFVMFHDFLDPGNADRRHVYGVYQAVLDVIVDDDRFSFAGVSGCCAIFQFDSVQAAR
- a CDS encoding ABC transporter substrate-binding protein translates to MFERKLFTQTVSWAAAVAAIAGLAAVAPAKAEDTVKVGLILPMTGGQASTGKQIENAIKLYMQQKGDTVAGKKIEIIVKDDAAIPDKTKTAAQELIVNDKVNFIGGFGVTPAALAAAPLATQAKIPEVVMAAGTSIITERSPYIVRTSFTLAQSSTIIGDWAVKNGIKKVATLTSDYAPGNDALNFFKEHFTAGGGEVVEEVKTPLANPDFAPFLQRMKDAKPDAIFVFVPAGQGGNFMKQYAERGLDKAGIKVIGPGDVTDDDLLNNMGDAVLGTVTAHIYSAAHPSPMNKDFVAAYKKAFGTRPGFMAVSGYDGIHLIYEALKKTNGDTDGTKLIEAMKGQKWESPRGPISIDPETRDIIQNVYIRKVEKVDGELYNVEFATFEAVKDLGKTKK
- a CDS encoding branched-chain amino acid ABC transporter permease, whose amino-acid sequence is MTSILTNLFDGVAYGMLLFVLACGLAVTLGLMNFVNLAHGAFAMAGGYVCMVLVNRMGWPFFAALPLAFVSAAAIGIALERTLYRHLYARSHLDQVLFTIGLTFMSVAAVDYIQGSSRVFINLPAALQGQFDLFGVGIGRYRLMIIVICGLLTIGLQMVLAKTRFGSRLRAAVDDPRAASGLGINVPQVFAFTFAFGCGLAGLGGALSAEILGLDPYFPLKFMIYFLIVVTVGGSSSITGPFLASLLLGIGDVAGKYYVPKMGPFVIYTMMIVILIWRPNGLFGRTAAR
- a CDS encoding branched-chain amino acid ABC transporter permease; protein product: MNASSDVGYHAQRQARWHYGEAAFWLVVLACGFLFPTRYLIMTDILRLALFAMSLDLILGYAGIVSLGHAAFFGVGAYAAGLLALHGIINEPVLALIAAGLAAMVLGFATSFLVIRGVDLTRLMVTLGIALLLEALAERFSNITGGTDGLQGIEMQPILGEIPFDMFGKAGFFYSLAVLFVLFLLARRIVHSPFGLSLRAIKNNPLRAAAIGIPVNRRLIAIYTLAAFYAGIAGALFTQTTAIASLDVFAFDRSADLMLVLVIGGTGYLYGGLIGAVIFRMLQEVFSTITPQYWQFWIGLVLVVIVLVGRQRLHRWVLYVPNLIIKQVAGRKAVVAVPESDS
- a CDS encoding ABC transporter ATP-binding protein: MTIALETQNLEKTFGGLRVTRDLSLKIEQGARHALIGPNGAGKTTVINQLTGVLKPNSGRILLEGQDITDLPVHKRVLRGLSRTFQINQLYPDLTPLETIGLAVSERLGHGGDWWRRMGTRSDVNGEIADLLTRFHLLDVMNEETVTLPYGKQRLLEIAVAIAAKPRVLLLDEPAAGVPESERHDILAVVGSLPRDVTVLLIEHDMDLVFSFADRISVLVSGALLTEGPPDQVARDPQVKAVYLGEEAVNV
- a CDS encoding ABC transporter ATP-binding protein, coding for MSDLLAIDSLRAGYGEAVVLPNMSLRLAEGQVLALLGRNGTGKTTLINSIVGVTRRFSGNVTLGGTDVTTMRPDQRARAGIGWVPQERNIFRSLTVEENMTAVAQPGPWTVEKVYEMFPRLKERRSNFGNQLSGGEQQMLAIGRALTLNPKVLLLDEPTEGLAPIIVEELLKAIGTITRAGGICSIIVEQNAQKILGLADRVVILERGTIVHDAPSAALKADPSVLERHLGVAGAAAH